TTGGGGAACTGTGGGAGGTTCGGAAGCGATTTTGATACCATTCTTCCATATGCTGCAGTCTTATGTTCGATATGTCAATAAAAGCTTGAATCTTTTGCTCAAACTGATTCGAACTTCTGTCGGGCTCCACCGTTAACTCTGATGAACGGCCGAGAATCGccgactctgataccaattgtagCAATTCCCCGGTGGAAAAAgccattaaaattaaactaagaagtaactaagataaaagaaaggaaaatgcaTAGATAAGATTGGTTTTTTCATTCAACATGTCTACAAAAAGGGAACTACGCGATATTTAACTAGAAAATAACACAACGACCTAGACAAGTGTCGACTAACAGTAGTGACACCTTTAAGGACTGAAAAATAAATAACAGGGACTCAAATGATAATAATTAAACTTAGGACCCAAGAGCATAAAATACGGTAAGCTGATTCTCGCCCCAAATGCTACAGCTTGTACAACCTCTTTTCCATCAACGTCCGCGCTCTCTTGGAATTAATTGCACTTCAGTGGATTTTTCTCTTCAAATCGTTATTTTCTGGTGAGTATTTTGGTTCTTATCATGTGCTTCTTTTCCATCTTTGATAGCATCTTAGAAATTTGTGTTTTCtcttgaggaattagggcttttGTGCGTGAAAACTTTAACATGCCAAGAGCTTTTGTTATGtaggtgtttgacaaaaaaaTTCAATGAATTGGGCTTTCTACTAAATGTCTTACGTATCTCATTTCATTTTTGGTATTGTCTGCTGGTATTTTTCTATCGATCTTTGGTCTTCTTTCATCTTGATTAGTGTGATCAAGTTTTTTTACTTCAAGCATATGAGTTTAGATGCATACTTTGGTTTCGTGCAGGGCAGCACATGTCTTGCTATTTCTTATTCCAGTCACACGGCTTGCTATATATTAAAGCGAGTTGCATTAATGAACTCCAGTTGGTACGGTTATTTTTGTTGGTCTGAGGCAACTAGGTGTGTGTTTGGTTCTACTGATAAAGTTTGACAATACTAGTTTTGTGAAGTTCTTCATGAACAGAGCATACAGAAGATAACTTTTAGGATAATAATACAGAGTTGTAATCACCAGTAGAACATAGAAAGAACTAAATTCAAatgggaaaagaaaataaaaactaaaacttTGATGCCTCGGAATTGAGAAGACTGCAGAATATAAGAAAATTGCTCAAGAAAGTGATAAGGGTGGGAGTTGAAATATGGACATAAATTGTTCAGTCATAAAGTTGAATACAATTTGATACCTGAGTTACCAAACCATTAAAAAGAGGCTTAGCAGCACGCTTAAGGTAACATATGAAATTGTGAATGGCTTATAGTCAAAGTGATATAGATAACGAGCAGCTACAAGACCATCAACACCATTACTGCCAGGACCATCAACACTATTATTCCAAATCAGCTGGATTATTTTCTCTACGAAGAACTAATTGGTTCATTTCAAAGAAAGTAGAAGTTTTTGCAGTCTATATCTTGAttgaaatttaaaactgataacTTATAATCTTTGATGCAGTCTTTAACTTATAATCTTTGATGCAGTAAGACTTTGTTGGTTGATTAATGCAATTGATATGACTTGCTAAGCATTCATTGTCATCTATTTCTATTATGTGATTTGCTTGGAGTCTTTAACACTTTTAAATTGTACCAACTTTTCTTCATATGTATTCTCGGACTTGCTTGTGATATGTTTTTTTGTGACTTGCAGTTAAGTATCAAACCACATGAAACAATTAGAGTATCTGGGCTTACAGTTCTAAACTGTACTGTTGGTGGACGAACACTTTGATGTAAAGCCAATAACTTTTGCATTGATATTACCTTTGACTCACAACTACTGCTCTTATGGTTCTTCATCTCCATATGAAATCTTTCCCAGATGTGCTCATTCTATATATGCTTAGTTAATAATTCTGCTACTCATTTTGATAATTTCGATAGAGATAAAAATGTTCATTGCATCTGCTGATCTGTGAGTGTCACTTTAAGTGCACAAAAAGTGACATAGTCGAGGAAAAGCTTTATTGTAGCGTTAATTATAAAAAAGATTAGGTTATGCTTTATTTGGTTATTTGCATGTACTTTGGGAGCGTGAAAATAGTATGCTTCATATAACTACAAGGAAAATTCAATATTCTTGGATCTCTTATCTAACAATATCCTTTTCTATTTAATATTGATAGCTTTAGTACAAATTTACCTAACTTCTTGCATTGTTTTCTTCCATCACTTGCATTAAAGTAGTGTTTCTATTGGTAAACCAGCTGGAGAAAATAAAGTATTTGTGAtttacaaatataaaatattatatttttccaaTTTATCACACTTGCGGTGTATATACTAAGTTCATTCTTCGATCTTgatgtattttctttaaaatCTATCTACACAAGCTAGTTGAATCGATCTTATATCATATCTCTCTCAATTGCGAAATATTATGTATtataagagcccgtttggacataagaatttttttactttttttcgaaattttattcacttttttcgaaattaatgtttggtcataaattttggaatttttcgaaaatttgaaaaactccaaaaaattatttttcaaaattttcattcaaatcgctcaaaaaatttcaaaaccgacccaaaattatattcatgtccaaacacatctctaattttcaaatatcattttcacttgaaaaaattttcacttttgttttggaattttacaattctatgtccaaacgcccactaagacTAGGACTTTACAGCTCAATTTCGTTGCCGGATAACTTTGGCAGAAAAATTACTTCTCCAATATAGTCGAGTCATTTATAATCTGTTATATATCAATTGTGTTACCTAAAAAAATTGTAGAGATTTACGCTCTAATTTACCAAAAAAGATGCCCAGCTTGCAACAAATAGCCCTCGAGGGTGTAAATTTATCACCATCTGCATTACCAACACGGAGGATTTAAATATAAAAGTGAGTGACatctaaaaataatattaatagcaATACTAAATAGTTGTTGGGTTCAGGCATAGCCCCAGGCCCCAGCACACCCTCACTAGTATAAGAATGTACTGAAAGTTGTATTAGAACAATAGAGATGTATAACTCAAAGTAGTGGAAAGTGAAATCCCCAAAGACCTGCGTGTAACAAGGGACAAAAGATATCGGGATCACAAAATTCAATAGTCTTACAACCAaatgcttaaactaaaaatagtgctatatatataaatataatataatttatgtataatatGTTAATAATTAATGAATAATCTATATATATTAGCTAGGGAAGATAGACAGTGAAACAGGGGTTGCCATTAGCATTGCTGGGTAATCTATTGGGTTTAGGTGCTTCGTATAGGCCCATATTTTGCCTAGTTAGTGATAGAATCTTGAATTTGCTGACGGCGCGTGGCCCGCTTAAACTCAATAATGATCGAAAAGGGCCGAAATAGAATTGGGCCTGCTTCCACAGCTCGTGAGTTCGCTCATTGGTGTGATCGCATATTTCGCAGCAACTCCTCCACAAAGGTATCGGAATTCTAAAGCATTCTTCACTTCACTATCTGTTCGTTCATCTCGATCCTTTTTCTATTACACATGCTTGGTCGCTAcctagaaaaaaaaaaaatatatttgtgtCTTTTTGGTGTAGCCGTGCGTTGTTCGATGAAATGCTTAGCTGAAAATTTAGGTGTTAGACGTCTTGGATTAAGTACTTAATTGGTTACTCCATAACTTGTTTGCAGctttctttggaaaattttggTGTTGAGCAGAAAGCTTAGTAACTTATCTGAGGACTATCTATGGAGGGAGAAGAGGATCAGGTGAAGAAGGAAAGGGTAGTAGAGGCGAGAGCAAGAAATATCAGCCACAATGTCAGGTGTACAGAGTGTGGCAGTCAGTCCATTGAAGACTCTCAAGCTGATATTGCCATTTTACTCAGAAAGGTATGTCTTCTGTCTTACATTTTCACGCATTTGCATCACTGGTTtccacaacaacaacacaagTCTCAATTCCAAGCTCGTTGAATAGAATTTTTCTTTCTCGGGTTGAAATTTATGGCCAATTTTCAATAAGAAAGCATTCCTAGAAGGGCCAGAGGGGCTTATGTAACAGATGGCTGATTACATAGAGCTCAAACAAAACATGTAAGGTCTGGTTTTATTAACTGAAAGTAATATGTAATCCAAATGGAGGAAGCAAATCTACAATTTGAGAGGAAATTCATCTATTTCTTGGTGTTGGCAAATATAGTTTATGtatatagtaatatcatttggTAGGGGTATGCTTCACTATGTATTCTGGGCTCTAATTTTGAGGTAAAAATATCTTCTGGGAACTACCTTCGCAGATATAAAGAGAGTATTTTTACTCAGATTCTTCTGTCTATCAATAACCACATGCATTGCATGGTGGATGTGAAGAAGTAGACCATTATCTCGGCAATGATGAGCCAAGCTAGTATTTGCTCACtgtgaacccccccccccccaaccaagTTAAATAGGCATGCATTATGATAGGAATCCCTAATTCTCTATCAAATACAGCACTTTTAATCATTTCTTAGCATGTACCTGCAATAGCATTCAAGTTCACGCAGCTATGCAAACTTAAATACGGCTGAGTTAAACAAAGAAGCTGTGTATGGTATTACCCTTTTGAAGGTGTCGAGTTCTTCGTTTTACATTTAAGACAATAATAGGTTTCCCATATTACTGACATTTAATTTCCCCCCTTCAGCTAGTTCTTTCCCTATTCTCTCTTAATGAGTAAACTGACTCTTTCAGTTGGTCTATATCGTAATTGACCTCCTCTATGGGTCTGGCTTCTTGAACCGATTGAATTTGCTATATTCTGGATGCCCTtcgttttttaaagaaaaaagctCTATTCTGGATTGTCAAGTAACTATTTCGTTTGTATTATGCTAAATATGCATTTATCATCTCTTCGACGAGAGGGGGATAGCAGGGAGCCAAACACAGAAAACGGTTTCTGCATGGTAGGGTAGTCTTTTTTGTTTTGTGGGACTAGTTTTTGAAGGAGAATGAGTTAATCCCGGAGCAAAAACCATGACTTCCTGAGTTTGATGGTTgatatcctttttttttctttttcttttttcagtcAGAAGTCGGGGCCTGTGCAGAATAAAGGAACTACAATTCTTAAGAACCCTTGTCACTGCCTAAATTAAGCAAACAAAATTTACTGCATAATACAGAATTTAAGACTTTGTTGGAGTTTAAAAGCCCAACCTATATATTATATACCAGTACTAATTTAAGATGGCAAACAAACTGCTTGAAATAGCCTACTAATAAACCTCCTGCTTGATCCAAGTTTAACGTGTCAAAAAGCGAAAAGGGGAGCTGGCCAAAGTCCTGAAAATCCACTAAAGACATCAGATGTTGGCTTCAGTTCAATGCATTGAGattgtgagaaagcacgggagaaaatatgttattgatattggatgataaatacaatacaagaggtccctatttatagctatacacttcaaggagatattactcctcttccaatgtgggacaagactaccctatacatatctataaactaacactccccctcaagccggtgcatacacatcatatgtaccgaacttgttacacatgtaactaatacgagaaccagtaagagacttagtgaaaatatctgctagttgatcattcgactttacaaactttgtaacaatatctcctgaaagtatttttttctctgacaaagtgacagtcgatctcaatgtaTTTAGTCCTCTTATGGAACACcagatttgacgcaatatgaagagcagcttggttatcacacactagttccatcttactgatttctccgaactttaactccttgagcaactgcttgacccaaactaactcacatGTCGCCATTgccatggcccgatattcggcttcggcACTAAAttgagcaactacattctgtttcttgctcttccacgagaccaagttacctcctactagaacacaatatccagaagTAGAACCTCTATCAAAAGGTGATCTTGCCCAATtagcatctgtgtacccaacaatctgcttgtgacctcgatcctcgaatagtaatcctttgcctggagctgactttatataccgaagaatgcgaacaactgcatcccagtgactatcaaagggagaatccataaagtgacttacaacactcaccggaaaagaaatgtcaggtctagtcattgtgaggtaattcaatttgccaaccaacctcctatatctcgtagggtctctaagaggctctccctgtccaggcagaagcttagtattcggatccataggagagtcaatagatctgcaacccatcattccagtttcctcaagaatgtctaaggcatacttccgttgtgaaataacaatacctgagctagactgagtcTGGAAGGTTGAAAGAGATGGTTTTTGCTCAGATCCTCAGTCTGGAAGtgttgaaagagatgttgcttcagattagtaataccatcctgatcattgccagtaataacaatatcatcaatataaatcactagataaatacacagattaggagcaaaatgccgataaaacacagagtgatcagcctcactacgagtcatgccgaactcctgaataattgtgctgaacttaccaaaccaagctcgaggggactgtttcaaaccatatagtgacctaCGCAATCTGCAAacacaaccattaaactccccctgagcaacaaaaccaggtggttgctccatataaacttcttcctcaagatcaccatggagaaaagcattcttaatgtctaactgataaagaggccaataACGTACATCAGCCGTGGACAAAAAAAGACGAacagatgctactttagccacgggagagaaagtatcactataatcaagcccaaaaatctgagtatatccttttgcaacaagacgagccttaagccgatcaacctggccatccgggctgactttgactgcataaacccaatgACAACCAATAGtagacttacctgcaggaagaggaacaagctcccaagtgtcactcgcatgtaaagcagatatctcgtcaatcatagcatgtcgccatcctggatgagatagtgcctcacctgtagacttagggatagaaacagtggacaaagaagatataaaagcataatgtggTGACGACAggcgatgataacttaaaccaacatagtggggattaggattaagtgtagatcgtacacctttgcggagtgcaattggttgactaagaggagacaagtccgcaataggtgcagaatctgatgcggggcgtgaatcgcctgggcctgatgctggatgtGGACAACGATGATAAGCCAAGAGTGGTGGAGTTGCAGAAGGCtgaactggattatgtggaggagctggagctataggtggtggagctacaactggagctgtaggtgatggaactggagctataggtggtggagttacaactggagctgtaggtgatggaactggagctataggtggtggagctacagcaggagctgtaggtggtggagttggagtgactgaatctccaaaagatgaaactggtagtacctcagaaatatctaagtgatgacctgaacctgtaaaatatgattgggtttcaaagaaggtagcATCAGTggacataaggtaccgctggaggttaggagagtagcatcgataccccttttgtgttctcgagaaacccagaaatacgcacttaagagcacgaggagctaacttatctgtttctggagtaaggttatggacaaaatAAGTGCTTCCAAAAatacggggtggaagagagaacaaaggtaagtggggaaacatgacagagaatggaacttggttctggatagctgaagatggcatacgattaataagatagcaagatgtaagaattgcatcccccaaaaacgcaacggagcatgagattgtatgagtagggtacgagcagtttcaataagatgtctattctttctttcagctatgAGATGTGTatggacaagatgtttgatgaataatcccatgagatttcataaactgctgaaatggggaagacaaatgctctcgggcattatcactatgaaatgtgcgaatagaaaccccaaattgattttgaatttcagcgtggaaggtctgaAAATAGAAAACTGCTCAGATTCTcatcttccaatgtgggacaagactacactatacatatctgtaaactaacgGAGATAAAAGTCAGTGTCAAATGGAGGTTTGAACAGCTCGATTCCCTGAAAGATACCACTTGCATGACTATTAGCAGCCAATGTATGGTCACGAGGATCGGATGAAGGTTGTCCTCTCTGCCAGTATTCACAGGACATAAGTGGCACACCTTGTGGGATTGCCTGCATCATCTGCTCAGGCATGCTGCTCTGATTTACATGTGTTGGGTGGTTCAGTGAAACAGTCTCAGGCTCGGATGAACCCCATGAGGAAATTCCGGTCCTGTACTCATATTGAACATGGATTCCTTGGCATCTCGATTGAAAACCTCGTCTATGTGGCCCTTGGAGGGCAAGAGCAAGCAGCTAGATACATTACTGTGTGCACCCACGGCCAAGGAAAACTGGATCCCCGACAGTAATGACTGCCCATTTGTACTGCCAGCTCTTTCAGGCTTTGGAGTAGACCCTCTTGTTATACTGAAATTAGTTTCTTCAGTGCTTTCCCTGGTAGAATTTGCAGCAGCTCTAGAGTGAACCAGTTGGGTCTGTTGAGCACAAGATTCATAGGTTTCCTGCTATCATAAAACAATGAAGAAAGCCTTGCCGAGTTCAGCTGGATGATTTCCTGCTGTGGTTTGCGGCGCCGTGCATTGTGATCAGAGAGCCTCCTGCGACAGCTTCTCTTCTTTTCATCAAATTCAGACAAGCTATGGAACCTGCTACATTGTTGACAAAAATGGCGTGCTACACCTGCTATAGTGACCTTTGGGCATTTGGAATGACTGTCACAAACTCTATGCTTCCGATAATATTCTTTAGCTGATGAAAGATCAAGGCTGCAGCCTTCAACCTGACAGCGAGGAGTTGGTGCATTCTGAGTAGATGATTTTGTTTTCTTTGCTGCTGCAGCAGATGATACGGGTTTCTCGGCGAAGGATGAAATCTTAGCACCACCGATGGTCTCAACCAAGTTTCAGACCTATAAGTGGTTCAACAGAGCCTACTGAAGCCTCCATTTGGGTGAGGAAGCGACTGGAAGGGAAGCAACTGGGCTAGACTGCTGATCTTCTGGAGTAGGGGGGGGGGAATTTCTAGAGCAAGGTTTCACTTTCTTACTAAGATCCTCAGGAGAGCCATCGAAAGAAAAGTTGGATGCTTTCAAGCCCTCCTTTGGTGAAGAGGTCAGTAGAAGCTGATATTGAGCTCTAGAACGAAGAACCGCGCCCCACATTAGAGACATAACCACCTGTACCACTACCACTTAAGTTTCTCGGACACGGGAGGAGGGAATTTCTAGAGCAAGGTTTCACTTTCTTACTAAGATCCTCAGGAGAGCCATCGAAAGAAAAGTTGGATGCTTTCAAGCCCTCCTTTGGTGAAGAGGTCAGTAGAAGCTGATATTGAGCTCTAGAACGTAGAACCGCGCCCCACATTAGAGACATAACCACCTGTACCACTACCACTTAAGTTTCTCGGACACGGGAGGAGGGAATTTCTAGAGCAAGGTTTCACTTTCTTACTAAGATCCTCAGGAGAGCCATCGAAAGAAAAGTTGGATGCTTTCAAGCCTTCCTTTGGTGAAGAGTCAATAGAAGCTAATAGTGAGCTGTAGAACGAAGAACCACGCCCCACATCAGAGACATAACCACCTGTACCACTACCACCTAAGTTGCTCGGGGGAGGGGGGAGGTTTCACTTTCTTACAAAGATCCTCATGAGAGCCATCGAAAGAAAAGTTGGATGCTTTGAAGCCCTCCTTTGGTGAAGAGTCAGTAGAAGCTGATATTGAGCTCTAGAACGAAGAACCACGCCCCACATCAGAGACATAACCACCTATACCACTACTACCTAAGTTGCTCGAACACGGGGGGAGGGGGGTAGATTTCTAGAGCAAGGTTTTACTTTCTTACTAAGATTCCCAGGAGAGCGATCGAAAGAAAAGTTGGATGCTTTCAAGCCCTCCTTTGGTGATGAGTCAGTAGAAACTGATATTGAGCTCTAGAACGAAGAACCACGCCCCACATCGCAGACATAACCACCTGTAGATGCGGGTGCATGTGTCTGACACAGATGCGGATCTAGAGGTCAGATCAttcgagatgtaaattctaagattcagGGATACGGGTCCTAGAacggatacgggtgcggggatccggctaaaaataattcaaaaaaattaaaatatctctaaattatgagaaatatTTTGGAATACTTACATGTAGCTTATAAAGTgagaatttcttttttattctcaagttgcaGATAAGTAAAGAACTGATCTTAGATaaggtatgctattttcttcaaaaatatcatatttttggttctgatttcgggaatcaaattgtatctcgtctcgaaTTTTTCTGTCCGTCGTGgccaaagtacccaaaattgtttgaccagatttggtacggatcccatacctatacccatactagtgtcgtgtcgacacgggtgcagcacctaaactgccatgtcggagcaacttagactaccactaccactaccactaccaccactCGACAAATTGAAGGATCCAGCATCAAGTTCtccattttcttcaactccccaatctGTTTAATTGTATTTCACTTTCTTACTAAGATCTTCATGAGACCCATCGAAAGAAAAGTTGGATGCTTTGAAGCCCTCCTTTGGTGAAGAGTCAGTAAAAGTTGATATTGAGCTCTAGAACGAAGAACCACGCCCCACATCAGAGACATAACCACCTGTACCAGTTGCTCGGACACGGGGGGAGATTTCTAGAGCAAGGTTCACTTTCTTACTAAGATTCCCAGGAGAGCGATCGAAAGAAAAGTTGGATGCTTTCAAGCCCTCCTTTGGTGATGAGTCAGTAGAAACTGATATTGAGCTCTAGAACGAAGAACCACGCCCCACATCGCAGACATAACCACCTGTAGATGCGGGTGCATGTGTCTGACATGGATGCAGATCTAGAGGTCAGATCAttcgagatgtaaattctaagattcagGGATACGGGTCCTAAAACGgatacgagtgcggggatctggctaaaaataattcaaaaaaattaaaatatctctaaattataAGAAATGTTTTGGAATACTTACATGTAGCTTATAAAGTgtgaatttcttttttattctcaagttgcagataagtaaaggattgatttcctagataaggtatgctattttcttcaaatttaccctatttttggttctgatttcgggaatcaaattgtatctcgtctcgaaTTTTTCTGTCCGTCGTGgccaaagtacccaaaattgtttgaccagatctggtacggatcccatacccacacccatactagtgtcgtgtcgacacgggtgcggcacctaaactgccatgtcggagcaacttagactaccactaccactaccaccactCGACAAATTGAAGGATCCAGCATCAAGTTCTCCAtcttcttcaactccccaatctGTTAATTGTAGTTCTTTTGGACTTTTGGCGGCCTTTGAACCAAACATTACCTGGTTTCCCCAGTCCCACTTTGCATTCCACTCCATCTTGGGGAAGAAGCTACGAGATGGCTTTTGTAAAGTTCCCCACTCATGGAATGCAATAAAGTAAGTAGGACTCGGATCTTTATCAAACAGAGCTGTTGGATTCCAGTAACAGACAAAGAAGTATATTAAAACTATTCAAATAACAGAAACAGAGCTCAAGCCCTTCCAATCCAAGACCACAAAATGTATCTCCCCATCTATCGCATCCCTTAACTCCATCACATCATTTTCAGCTACTTGTTGTTTCCATTCCTATGAATATGATAGAAAGAAAGCCAATTTCTTGGAAAACTTTAGAGAGTTTACAGTTTACCGATGGTTGATATCTCATTTTTTACTTAGGTTGGCTCCTTTGAGAGTGTTATATCGTAATTCTACTGTCTTCTGGAGCAACTTACTAATTACCTTGATTGTCATACTTCAGCAGAATGCTATGCGCACACAACTGCATTTTTCCTTTAGAAGAAGATATGCCACAAGTCCTCTTTGCTTTGCATCATGTGGCTATGGGTCTTTTCATTTGTCTAATCCAGATACTCTCTTTGCTAATTGTATGTTTGTTCTACTtctcaaaaaattttaaaaaaaatgaaaaaatggagGAGTATATATATGTTCTTCGAATTTTCATTGTATCCATGCCTAAGTTATTCCAACTTTTGGGCGTGGTTATTGACTTGGGTCTTCTTTTTAGCTAATTCGGGATGAAATTCGAGATGGGAAGTCTGACAAGGAGATCTACAGAAAGCTTGAGGATGATTTTGGTGAGACAGTACTTTATGCCCCCAAATTTGATATGCAGACGGCTGCTTTATGGCTCTCTCCGGTCAGTTAAAGTTTGCTCTCTACCTCTGCCTTGCTCTTTCAAAAATTATATTAATAGACAGGTGCTGACGTTGTTTGAAATTTTTTTGACGCAGCTACTAGTTGCTGGGGCTGCTGGAGGCATGTGGGCTTACAAGAAGCACAGGCA
This DNA window, taken from Nicotiana tabacum cultivar K326 chromosome 4, ASM71507v2, whole genome shotgun sequence, encodes the following:
- the LOC107801787 gene encoding cytochrome c-type biogenesis CcmH-like mitochondrial protein — translated: MEGEEDQVKKERVVEARARNISHNVRCTECGSQSIEDSQADIAILLRKLIRDEIRDGKSDKEIYRKLEDDFGETVLYAPKFDMQTAALWLSPLLVAGAAGGMWAYKKHRQKTNVHIMALNLVRGVPLTPKEKETMLEVLTPPPGGTSSSSWWRRWLQQ